Genomic window (Arachis hypogaea cultivar Tifrunner chromosome 13, arahy.Tifrunner.gnm2.J5K5, whole genome shotgun sequence):
AAACTTAAGACTGcacttttttttccctttcaaaAGGATGCTGCAGATAAATGTGTTTCAGTTGATTTTGCTGTATTTCAGCAAAAGTCAAGTCATCTGACGGATACGCGTGAAAACATTCACAATTTTCGTCGTGGTATTTCTCATCTTGATAATTGCTCAATTCAGACCTATATTCCAGGTTAAGTACTCTTACTATGTTTGCTCTAGGGATTAGGATATAGGCATTTGGACTATGGCACTTGTGGaacataaagaaataaaatatctCTTGCAGACCTGAGAAGTTTATGGGAATCGTTTTGGAAAATTGCAGATTTCAGAGTGTTACACAGCCTAGTTAAAAGATGGTTGCGGGTTTTGAAGGATGACATGGAGGAGCCACTCTTAGCTCGTCTTACTTTCAAAGACAATCTTTTGGATTCTGTGAACCATATATTCTTCAACCTGTTTGCACTAGTCAATCCAATGACAAGCAGCTTCAGTCAGTGTCAGGTAATGGTATTCCAAATCCAATGGGATAAACCACTTCCCCAATCCTCATATGTATGTTGGAACATAGGAAACCATGTTGTTGTAGGCCAAAATAATGTCAATGCTTTAATTCCTGTTAGTTCTGCCTTTGGAAAGTCCTTTACAGCATTTATCATGAAATCTCGTGGAATATAGTGGTTACAGATCCCCCTAaacaaaaaaaactttttttttctcttttagatTTCAGTTCCACTCATTTCAAGGAATTAAGAGATgcgtttattattggaattgtaCAGACATGCAGATGTCATGGTATTCCTTTAGGGGATGatgaaaaaaatatcaatttctcTTGCCCCATCACAGGCTGCAATCTGGACACATGTGATCGTATTCAGAATTCTGTTAGAGTTGGGGAAAAAACAGTTCTTTTTCTTCCCTCATTCCACAATTCCCAGATGTTCAAGCAAATTACTTCACCAATTGACATGACTGTTAGTGAGAGGGTAAAATTGACATCTCTTGATGAAGGTTTGCATTTTGTTTATTCCAATTCATTTATGTCTTGATTTTATAGCATTATGCAACATGATTTCCTTCCcactcctctctttttttttgacacATTTCAATTAACTGCAACAAGCACTGGTGGTAATTAATACAACCTGGAGCGGTTTCTGTTTGGTTGAGTGATTGCACAATCAAATTGATCTATCTAATATATACAATAGTAACCTATTGGAAAGTAAGACAAAACCTTCACTTCATTTCGTTGACTTCTTCCTCCTCTGATCTttaacttcaatttgttgaggcATATTCCAAACCAATTTCAATTTGGTTCCTTTTTCACCATCTACTCAGTTCTAAGTTATAACCAAGAAGAAAGCTTATTTCTGTATGTTAAATATAAATGTAGGTCTAATTATGGGCACATCCTTTGTTGTGATTCCTTCTCCTTATCATGTGATTGAAGGCACTTCAGATGATGCAGATCAGGCAGATTTGAATTCTCAAAGTGTGTTTACTACTTTGAATTGTTTTTGCTCAATGCTTATTGTTAAGCTCTTCTTCATAACGTTCTTGTTTCTTCCATTGTTCTGAGCATGACTACATTTTGGCAGTTTTTCGAGGTCTttctggtgttttatattcaatggACCAAGGTTTAATCTGCTCCTCAAATTGTGATTTGGAAACAATGGCGGAGGCTGCTTATCGCTGCTACTACGTTATGCAACCATCAAATAATGGGCCAATGCTTTTGAGGGTGAGAATTACTGCCGTTTGCTCTATATCTCTAATTCTCTATTGTGTTCCGCACACACATTTAAATGGCAGTAACTAGCTAGTAACTATCCCTGTGCCGTTCTAATCTATTATTGATGTGTGACATAGAATGTAGGTATACTGATGACTGTATAATTAATGTGCATATAACATGCAGCGGGTGGCAGGGGCAGAAGAAGTTTTACGGGTTCCTGATGAAGGATTAGTTGATTCATTGGTTAATAAGGAAATTGAGAATTCTGTTCAAGCCTGTCTGCTAAAGGTTTGTTTTAAACATTTTGATGAAGAATTGTTTGGTTTTCCTTTTCCTCTTAGATGAATACTGATGAAGAACAATGCCATTGGCATTATTTTGTTGGAGCAgtgattttaccaaattttttatattgaatgcGTACAATGCAAAAGTGATTAAGTTCCATGTAATCTGGAATGGTGAAACCACAAATTGCTTGCAGATTAATCTAACAGACTATGATCCACTGCTACATGAAGGAGGCTTTCATCAGAAACTAAATTTTCTTGTCAAAGAAAGCCTACAATCGGGGTGAGTTTTCCCACCAGCTTAAAATGTGGTAATCCGCGAAGCTTGGACATGAATTAATGGTCAACGCATATCCCATCTGAGCGGATTTGGCCAGATATAGCAACTGAATGTTTTGTTCGTGGAAGAACATATATCACATCATCAAAAGATTcttacacttttttttatttgaagcTTTCTGTGTGTTTATTTGTAGGTCAGTATTTCCTATATTAGAAGGTGAATTTTCTGAACTGAGCTCCATTCGTCAACCTCCTTCAGATGTTATCGGTAAAGCAGAATCATCAATTGATGCAGCAGTTGTGGATAAGGAAACTTTGCCTTTGGATGTTACGGGTCAAGATGACAAAACCATTGCATGCATTACAGAAGAATGGAAGCAACTGGTTGTAAACGAAGACCCCAAGCTGTACTCTCCATCTTGTACGTCAAAAGCATTGTCGGATCAACCAACTTTATCACCACGAGTAGGTAATAGGCAGCTAGATAGAGAAACTTCTAGGATTTTGGAGAGGTTAGAGGTTCCAAGGCCACTGAAAGCAAAGGCAGCATCTCCAGTCTTAAATGAAAATTGCATGAAAAATGCAAGTGTGCCCGTAAAGAAGCCTCTTGTACCATGCCAACCCAATCAAGGTACACAAGAAGTTTCTGTCGGCAGCCAGTTAATGAAACCAAATTTCCAGAAGCAGAAAAGGAAACACAGATGaaaagaaatcatgaaaacaGATCTTCAAAAGTCAATAAGGTCAGTgaatttcttttctcttttaaattGTGTTACGACCTAGGTTTTTCTAGTAAATCATGCGTTCATGGAACATGTTGTGGAAGGGGCCAAAATAATGTGACAATGAATAATGTTGATATGCATATGAAATGCTTGATTACTAGTATTAACAAGTTTAGACATTCAATAGGGATAGTTATGAGGGCCAAACCAAACATATGCAACTTCGTTTATGTATGTGTTGGTTtggaaatgataatgattaatttctaattttcatTTTGTCAAAGTCTGATatgaattttaatattatattatttagcgAAAAATATTAAGTAACCTACCATTTTTCTTTgtatttgttttgtatttgaactaatgttaattaacttttttttatctcaCAAAAATGCAAGTAACCTaatattcatcttatttagttaataaattttaatttaaaactcaAGAAGTTGATAATACTCTTTAAGTTCAGAATGTTTACGTAGGTTATTTTAAATGTAGTATTTATTATCTatatgttgtaaaataaataaataaagaagaggaataaatataaaataaaaagtataaataGATAACTTTAATATTAgtgtttattaatattataatctTAATAGAGATGactaatatatatgaaaaatatgaatttatttgTTTCatatataaaagagagaaaaattagTATTTCATGTATTGAcaatataaagagagagagactTGTTATTATTGGTTGTGTAGTCTATTTCAACTATGCTAttctatttatatacatataagggGTCATCTTTTTCAAACTTAATTAATTGTGATTTCTCTTAATATCCTAAGCAACATTGAGAAATGAGCATCCACCTCATATTTATCGAGATTTCatcattttcataattttcagGTATTTGAATGTCTTATGGCAtcaaaattatatcagaattttggacaactgtaagtgtctttactatatctttatcttttttaacaggaataatatttacgtcttttttttttcgagaatttttgtctttggaaccgatagGTCAACCACACTTCTGGCATGAATTTATTTTGTGGCCACTTGTTTAActaggacatcaattcgaattggggcattttcatctggtatataagat
Coding sequences:
- the LOC112732964 gene encoding uncharacterized protein; the encoded protein is MVQVCFVLDLRSLAPPLLRDLKQSLLQLANFYAVSTSSSLLGRKSTAVTDKIGLCYVFKNRLSSSDDLKIAYTPRGNFNLRDFHHAVNNLPSDAFLPDAYISSDVMISTVLSDKVLYSWQGKDIERKVIFVTSSLPEDVDSIMQKSLMDAADKCVSVDFAVFQQKSSHLTDTRENIHNFRRGISHLDNCSIQTYIPDFRVLHSLVKRWLRVLKDDMEEPLLARLTFKDNLLDSVNHIFFNLFALVNPMTSSFSQCQTCRCHGIPLGDDEKNINFSCPITGCNLDTCDRIQNSVRVGEKTVLFLPSFHNSQMFKQITSPIDMTVSERVKLTSLDEGLIMGTSFVVIPSPYHVIEGTSDDADQADLNSQIFRGLSGVLYSMDQGLICSSNCDLETMAEAAYRCYYVMQPSNNGPMLLRRVAGAEEVLRVPDEGLVDSLVNKEIENSVQACLLKINLTDYDPLLHEGGFHQKLNFLVKESLQSGSVFPILEGEFSELSSIRQPPSDVIGKAESSIDAAVVDKETLPLDVTGQDDKTIACITEEWKQLVVNEDPKLYSPSCTSKALSDQPTLSPRVGNRQLDRETSRILERLEVPRPLKAKAASPVLNENCMKNASVPVKKPLVPCQPNQGTQEVSVGSQLMKPNFQKQKRKHR